In the genome of Dermacentor silvarum isolate Dsil-2018 chromosome 1, BIME_Dsil_1.4, whole genome shotgun sequence, one region contains:
- the LOC125942096 gene encoding THAP domain-containing protein 2-like: MGRCCVPGCRGNYDPGPKVHVFSFPKDGNRKDQWLRAIPRKDFTPSVNSKVCELHFQTSDFITMLTHCDEITGRTLEVDSDRVRLKADAVPPVFLNWLTYNHNACSARVSGLQASKD; encoded by the exons ATGGGCCGCTGTTGCGTTCCCGGTTGTAGGGGAAATTACGACCCTGGACCAAAGGTTCACGTGTTTTCATTCCCGAAGGACGGTAATCGCAAGGATCAGTGgctgcgagccattccaaggaAGGATTTCACGCCAAGCGTAAATTCGAAG GTATGCGAACTTCACTTCCAAACAAGTGACTTCATCACAATGTTGACGCACTGCGATGAGATCACCGGAAGAACACTCGAAGTTGACAGCGACAGAGTTCGCCTGAAGGCAGATGCTGTGCCCCCAGTTTTTCTCAACTGGCTTACCTATAACCACAACGCCTGCTCGGCGCGAGTCTCCGGCCTCCAAGCGAGCAAGGATTGA